One genomic window of Carassius gibelio isolate Cgi1373 ecotype wild population from Czech Republic chromosome A10, carGib1.2-hapl.c, whole genome shotgun sequence includes the following:
- the LOC128021555 gene encoding alpha-(1,3)-fucosyltransferase 10, whose translation MWPVSVKKLCAFCFCACAFVFLIMTFQVIEQLGQFEENTLRQKLTHTPVQDPVIVWWSPLTGELGRLGDCGHNRCFFTVNKSYHSHPHTKAFLFYGTDFSIESLPLPRHEQHQWALFHEESPKNNYKLFHEPLITVFNHTATFSRRSHLPLTTQHLEDLSALRAQTHLVPLAYKNQLRRTLAPVAYVQSDCDPPSDRDVYVQELMQHIQVDSYGQCLHNKDLPPHLRDSTAMDDHDFYQILAQYKFILAFENAVCDDYITEKLWRPLKLGVVPVYYGAPNVRMWLPDNRSAVVVDPNEPPKKLAQYLKWLDKNDGEYLKYLEWKQKREISNVNLVRELKDRPWGVHDISQDSFIDAFECMVCNRVWENIHRQEKKLPSKVWRAEESHLTCPPPELFEFAVSPSSSPRQIWRAGYEQSRREARALGRMLRRNRNFTVTQFWREVFTD comes from the exons ATGTGGCCAGTCTCAGTTAAAAAACTTTGCGCTTTTTGTTTCTGCGCGTGTGCGTTTGTGTTTTTAATCATGACATTTCAG GTTATCGAACAGCTCGGACAGTTCGAGGAGAACACACTCAGACAGAAGTTAACACACACACCGGTCCAGGACCCTGTCATTGTGTGGTGGTCTCCTCTGACTGGAGAACTGGGACGTCTCGGAGACTGTGGCCATAACAGATGTTTCTTCACTGTTAACAAGTCTTATCATTCCCATCCACACACAAAAGCTTTCCTTTTTTATG gtacagatTTCAGCATTGAAAGTCTTCCTCTTCCGCGTCACGAGCAGCACCAGTGGGCGTTGTTTCACGAGGAGTCGCCCAAGAACAACTACAAGCTTTTTCATGAGCCGCTCATTACCGTGTTCAACCACACGGCGACGTTCAGCCGTCGCTCTCACCTGCCCCTCACCACGCAGCACCTGGAGGACCTCAGCGCCCTCCGCGCACAAACACACCTGGTGCCTCTGGCCTACAAAAACCAGCTGAGGAGGACTCTGGCGCCGGTGGCGTACGTCCAGTCGGACTGTGACCCGCCGTCTGACAGAGATGTTTACGTTCAAGAGCTGATGCAGCACATCCAGGTGGACTCATACGGACAGTGTCTTCACAATAAAGACCTGCCGCCCCATCTGAGAGACTCCACTGCGATGGACGATCACGATTTCTACCAGATCCTCGCCCAGTACAAGTTCATCCTGGCCTTTGAGAACGCCGTCTGCGATGACTATATCACTGAGAAACTGTGGAGGCCGCTCAAACTAGGCGTTGTGCCGGTGTACTACGGAGCTCCTAACGTGCGCATGTGGTTGCCAGATAACAGGAGCGCAGTCGTGGTCGATCCCAATGAGCCGCCGAAGAAGCTCGCTCAGTATTTAAAGTGGTTGGACAAGAATGACGGGGAATATCTGAAATATCTGGAGTGGAAGCAGAAGCGGGAAATATCTAACGTGAATCTGGTGAGAGAGCTGAAGGACAGACCGTGGGGTGTTCACGATATTAGTCAAGACAGCTTCATTGACGCCTTTGAGTGCATGGTGTGCAACAGGGTCTGGGAGAATATCCACCGGCAGGAAAAG AAACTGCCATCTAAAGTCTGGCGAGCTGAAGAGAGCCACCTCACATGCCCACCTCCAGAGCTGTTTGAGTTTGCTGTGAGCCCCAGCTCGTCTCCTCGGCAGATATGGAGAGCCGGTTATGAGCAGTCCAGAAGAGAAGCACGGGCGCTGGGACGGATGC